The following DNA comes from Streptomyces sp. NBC_00690.
GCCGCCTCGTAGAGCCGGGCGTTGCCGATGGCGATCCCGGCTTCGGTGGCGAGCACCCGCACCATGTGGAGGTCGTAGTCGTTGAAATCGCCGCCGCCGTTCTTCTCTGTCAGATAGAGATTGCCGAAGATCTCGCCCTGCACCCGAATCGGCACTCCCAGGAAGGTCCGCATCGGGGGATGTCCGGGAGGGAAACCGGCGAACCGCGGATCGGAGGTCAGATCGGCGAGCTTGACGGGTGCCGGGTCGTGAATGAGCGCTCCGAGGAGTCCCCGGTGGCCGTCCGGACGGTGTCCGATGCGGTCGGCCACCTTGTCGCTCACCCCGTAGGTGACGAAGTCGGAGAGCCCCTTGCCCTCCTCGTCGACGACTCCGATGGCGGCGTAGCGGGCATCCGCGAGTTCCGCGGCGGTCTCGCAGATCCGGTCGAGTGTGGAGTGGAGTTCCAGACCGGTCCCCACGGAACGCATGGCTTCCAACAGCTGGGGGACACGGGCGGTCAACTCCGTGGAAAGACCCTGGAGGCTTCGCGTCGCCTGAGTGGCGGCTTCGAGCGGGTCGTGGGAGTCGTCCGGATCCACATTCATGCCTTTGAGACTAGTAATACCTAATTCATGAGGAAAGTCGGCTGTGCTGGGGGTGGCCTCCAGCACCCCGTTCATCGCGGCCCGTCGTGCGCAGCGTCTCCGTGGTGACGGTACGGGGATGCGCCTGGCGCGGACCTCCCCTTTCCCTCCATCGCGCTGCGACATTTTCCCTCCGCCGCGCTGCGATCCATCCGGTCCCGTCAGAGAGTCCGCCCGGCCCGCTAACCAGAGCACGGCCCTGCCCGGACCCGTTTCCAGGGTCCGGGCAGGGTCGCTTCCATCAGCCGCTGGCCGTGGCGAGCTGCGCCCCCAACCGATCCGCGGCCCGCTCCCGCTCCGACATCCGCAGCAGCGGCCCGTCCACCGAAAGCAGTTCGGCATGGGTCCCGCGCTGCACCACTCGCCCCTCCGCGAGGACGATGATCTCGTCGACCTCTTCCAACCCGCGCAGCCGATGGGTGATCAGTACGGTCGCCGATCCGCGCGCCGTCCGTCCCTCGGTGGCCGCCAACAGGTCCGCCGTCAGCGCGTCCGCGGTCGCCAGATCGAGGTGCTCGGCAGGCTCGTCGAGCACCAGCACCGGGAAGTCGGCCAGCAGCGCCCTCGCCAACGCCAGACGCTGGCGCTGGCCTCCGGAGAGCTGCGCCCCGTGCTCACCCACCAGGGTGCCGAGCCCCTGGGGCAGTCCGTCGACCCACTCCAGCAGTCGGGCCTGCGCCAGCGCCCGCCGCAGTTCATCGTCGTCGGCGTCCGTACGGGCGAGCCGAAGGTTCTCGCGTACCGAGCTGTCGAAGACATGGGCGTCCTGCGCACACAGCCCCACCAGCCGTCGGACGTCATCTCCTTCGATCGTCCCGGCATCGACACCGCCGAGGGTGTACGTCCCCTCCTCGGCGTCAAGGAACCGGAGCAGTAGCTGAGCGAGCGTGGTCTTGCCCGACCCCGACGGTCCGACGACGGCGACCCGCTTGCCCGGTGTGAGGGTCAGGTCGAGACCGTCGATCGCCGGGTGGTCCCCGTCCGCGTACCGTGCCCTCAGCCCACGCACTTCGAGAGGGAAGGCGGTCGTCGGCGCGGTCACGGGTGAGGACGGTTCCACTACGGGTACGGGGGCGTCCAGCACCTCGTACACCCGCTCCGCACTGCGCTTGACACGCTGTCGGTACTGCACGGCGAGCGGCAGTCCGGTCACCGCTTCGAACGCGGCGAGCGGGGTGAGGACGACGACCGCCAGGGCCACTCCGCTCAGCGTGCCGTCCCCGACCGCCCGTACACCGGCCATCGCGGCCACGACGACGGTCAATCCGCAGGCGAGCGCGGAGAGCCCACCGCCGACGGCAGTGGCGGCTGCGCCGCGCGAAGCGATCCGAGTGAGCTTCCCGTCGATCTCCCTGACCGCGGCGAGCCTGGTGTCCACCGCACCGGCAACGGTCAGTTCGGCCGTGCCGCGCAGGAGATCGACCACCCGGGTGGCGAGCGCACCGCGCACCGGGGCGAGTTGCCGTTCCGCCCGCCGTGCGATCAGTCCGCTGAGCAGTGGCACCGCGAGGCCGGCGAACAGAAGGCCCACGGCCAGGGCCACACCCGCTTCCGGCACCAACCATGCGGTGAAGCCCACCGACCCGACACAGACGAGGACCGCGGAACCGGCGGGCAGCAGCCAGCGGAGCCAGTAGTCCTGGAGGGCGTCCACATCCGTGACCAGACGGGACAGGAGATCGCCGCGACGGCTGCGCCGCAGTCCGGCCGGTGCGATCGCCTCCAGCCTTCGATAGACCGAGATCCGCAGCTCGGCGAGCATGCGCAGGACGGCGTCGTGCGAGATGAGCCGCTCGGCGTACCGGAAGACCGCCCGACCGATACCGAAGGCGCGGGTCGCCGTCACCGCCATCATCAGATAGAGCACGGGAGGCTGTTCGGACGCCCGCGAGATGAGCCATCCGGAGACAGCCATGAGCCCCACCGCCGAGCCCAGGGCCAGACTGCCCAGCACCAGGGCGAGGCCGAAGCGCCCGCGCTGCCGTCCGGCAGCCTGCCGTACCCGGGTGAGGACGGAGACTCCGGGGCCAGAACTCTCGGCGAGCCGATATCCGTCGTCGGCCGCCGACGCTCCGAGTGCTTCCCAGTCCGTGACCCCGATCACGGTCCTGGTAGTGGTCGGCTGGGTGTCGCGGTCGTTCGTCACCGCCGGTCGACGGCACTCCACGGTGGGCTCTGCACTGCGCGTCAGGGTGACCACCCGGTCCGCCACGGCGAGCAGGGCCGGTCGGTGCACCACGAGGAGCACGGTCCGGCCGATCGACAGCCTCCTCACCGCATCGACAACAGCGGCTTCCGTCTCCCCGTCGAGCGCCGCGGTGGGCTCGTCGAGCAGCAGCAGGGGCCTGTCCGCGAGAAACGCCCTGGCCAGAGCGAGCCGCTGACGCTGACCGGCCGAAAGTCCGGCCCCGTCCTCGCCCAAGGCGGTCTCGATCCCCTGGGGCAGCGCGGTCACAAAACCATCCGCGCCCGCGTCCCTCAGGGCGTCCCGCACAGCACGGTCATCGGCGTCCGGACGGGCGAGCCTTACGTTCTCGGCGATCGTGCCCGCAAAGAAGTAGGGACTCTGCGGCACCCAAGCGATCTGCTCACGCCAACGGCAGAGGTCCAGGTCCTGGAGATCGGTTCCATCGATCCGTACGCGGCCCTCGGTCGGCTCCAGGAACCCGAGCACCACATCGAGCAGCGTGGACTTCCCGATGCCGCTCGGTCCCACGATGGCGACGGTCTCACCACTGTGGACATCGAGCGAGGTCGAATCCAGGGACGGTTCGCTGCGCCCGGGATGGCGTACGGTCACCGCCTCCAGTTCCAGCCGTGGTGCCAGACCCACGGAGGGCCGGGCACCGCCCGAAGCCATCGACGCTTGCCCTGCTGGGCTGCCCCCGATGGGTTCATCTGGTCCGAGCGCTGCCCGCAGGGTCTGGGCGGGCACCTTCCGTGAGTCGCTCTTCGCGGACCGCGCGGGGTCGGTTTCCAGGACCTCGAAGATCTCCTCGGCAGCCGAGAGCCCTTCGGCAGCCGCGTGGTACTGCGTTCCCACCATGCGGATCGGCAGATATGCCTCGGGGGCCAGGACCAGGATGACCAGTCCGGTGTAGAGGTCCATGTCGCCGTGGACCAACCGCATACCGATGGTGACGGCAACGAGGGCCACCGACAGGGTGGCGAGCAGTTCCAGGGCGAAGGAGGAGATGAACGCGATCCGCAGGGTTCGCACGGTGGCCCGGCGGTACTCGGAAGTAATGGTGCGGATGGACTCGGCCTGGGCCTTGGCCCGACCGAAGATCTTGAGGGTGGGCAGCCCGGCGACCACGTCGAGGAAGTGGCCCGATAGCCGGGACAGCAACCGCCACTGGCGATCCATCCGCGTCTGGGTCGCCATCCCGATCAGCACCATGAAGAGCGGGATCAGCGGCAGGGTCACCACGATGATGGCGGCGGAAACCCAGTCCTCGGTGACGATCCTCGCCAGTACCGCGAGGGGGACCACGACCGCGAGCCCCAACTGCGGGAGATAGCGGGAGAAGTAGTCATCCAGCGCATCAACCCCACGGGTGGCGAGGGCGGCCAGTGATCCCGTGCGTTGGCGGCTGAGCCAGCCCGGGCCGAGTTCCACGGCCCGGGCCAGCAGTCGACCTCGCAGCTCCGATTTCACGGCTGCACTGGCCCGGTGGGCAGCGAGTTCCGTCAACCAGGAGACAAGCGCCCGACCAACGGCGACCCCCGCCAGAAGTAGCAGCGGTGTCGTCAGATCGGAGACGGAAAGCCCCTGTTGGAAGGCTCCGACCACCACTTCGGCGATGAGCATCGCCTGGGCGACGACCAGCGCCGCCCCAACGAGTCCCAGCAGTACGACTGCGAGAAGGAAGAGCCGGGTGGCCCGGGCATATCGGAGCAGGCGCGGATCGATCGGTTTCACGTGAAACATCCCCCACTAGTGGGCATCGGCGATGTGCTGCGTACCGATGCGCTTGCGGAACACCCAGTACGTCCAGCCCTGGTAGAGCAGGACGACCGGGGTGGCGATACCCGCACACCAGGTCATGATCTTGAGGGTGTAGGGGGTCGAGGAAGCGTTGGTGACCGTCAGGCTCCAGGCGTCGTTCAGCGTGGAGGGCATGACGTTCGGGAACAGCGTCAGGAACAACATCGCCACCGCGGCGATGATCGTCACCCCCGAGAAGGCGAACGACCAGCCCTCGCGACCCCTTTGGTTCGCCGCGATGGCCGCTACCAGCGCCACCACCGCAATGACCATCGCCACCAGGCTCGTACCGTCGCCGTGGTTCAGCTGGGTCCAGATCAGAAACCCGAGTGCCAGTACGGCGGTGGCCAGACCCAGCTTCAGGGCGAGGGCGCGTGCCCTGGTCCTGATGTCCCCGACCGTCTTCAGTGCGACGAAGACCGCCCCGTGGAAGGTGAAGAGGGACAGGGTCACCAGCCCGCCGAGCAGCGAGTACGGGTTGAGCAGATCGAAGAAGTTGCCCACGTACTCCATCTCGGCGTCGATCTTGACGCCCCGCACGATGTTGCCGAAGGCGACGCCCCAGAGGAAGGCCGGGATCAGGGAGGTCCAGAAGATGGCGTTTTCCCAGTTGGTCTGCCAACGGTCCTCCGGCCGCTTGTGCCGGTACTCGAAGGACACTCCGCGCACGATCAGACAGACCAGGATGATCAACAGCGGTAGATAGAAGCCGGAGAAGAGGGTGGCGTACCAATCCGGGAAGGCAGCGAAGGTGGCACCACCCGCGGACAGCAGCCAGACCTCGTTGCCGTCCCAGACGGGGCCGATGGTGTTGATCAGCACCCGCCGCTCACGTCGATCGCGGGCCAGCAGTTTGGTGAGGACCCCGACCCCGAAATCGAACCCTTCGAGGAAGAAGTAGCCGATCCAAAGGACGGCGATCAGGACGAACCAGACGTCGTGGAGTTCCATGCCTCAGCAGCTCCTCAGGGCCTCAGTACGAGAAGGCCATCGGACGATCGGCGTCACGGTCATCGCCGCCGATCTTGGTGGGCGGGTTGAGGTCGGCCTCGGTCAGCTCGGGCGGCCCGAGCTTGATGTACTTGACCAACAACTTGACCTCGATGACGGCGAGGATCGCGTAGAGCAGGGTGAAGCCGATCATGGAGGTGAGGACCTCGCCCTGGGACACTCCGGGGGAGACCGCGTCCTTGGTCCGCAGGACTCCGTACACGACCCAGGGCTGACGCCCCATCTCGGTGAAGATCCAGCCCCAGGACGTGGCGATCAGCGGGAAGGTCATGGTCCAGAGCGCGATCTTCCAGTACCAGTTGCTGAATCGGGCACCCAGCGGCTTCTTGCGGAAGAGCACCAGATTCGGCACCTCCTCCTCACCAGTCCGCAGTGCTTCGGGAAGCAGGAACCGCTTGCGGGTGAGCCAGAGCCCCAGCAGTCCGACGGTGACGGACGCCATGCCGAAGCCGATCATCCAGCGGAATCCCCAGTACGCGATGGGGATGTTGGGCCGGTAGTCGCCGGGCCCGAACTTCTCCTGCTCCGCCTTGTTCACATCGTTGATACCGGGGACGAACGAGTCGAAGTCGCCGTTGGCGAGGAACGACAGCAACCCGGGGATCTCTATGGCGACCTTGTTGTGGCCTTCGTCCACATCGCCGTAGGCGAAGATCGAGAAGGGCGCGGGGGCCTCTCCCTCCCACAGGGCCTCGGCCGCCGCCATCTTCATCGGCTGCTGCCGGAACATGACCTTGCCGAGGACATCGCCGCTGATCGCGGTGAAGACACCGGCGATGATCAGGGTGACCAGTCCCAGGCGCAGCGAGGTCCGCATCACGGGGATGTGCTTCTTGCGTGCCAGGTGGTAGGCCGCGATGCCGACCATGAACGCACCGCCGACCACGAAGGCCGCCGTGATGGTGTGGAAGAACTGGGCGAGGGCGGTGTCCTGGCTGAGGACACGCCAGAAGTCGGTCAGTTCGGCCCGTCCGCGCTCCTCGTTGATGCGGTACCCGACCGGGTGCTGCATCCAGGAGTTGGCGGCCAGGATGAAGTACGCGGACAGGACGGTGCCGATGGAGACCATCCAGATGCAGGCCAGATGGATCCTCTTCGGGAGCTTGTCCCAACCGAAGATCCACAGCCCGATGAAGGTGGACTCGAAGAAGAACGCGATCAGCGCTTCGAAGGCGAGCGGGGCGCCGAAGATATCGCCGACGAAGCGGGAGTAGTCCGACCAGTTCATTCCGAACTGGAACTCCTGCACGATGCCGGTGACGACACCCATGGCGATGTTGATCAGGAAGAGTTTCCCCCAGAACTTCGTGGCCTTGAGGTACTTCTCGTTCTCCGTCCGCACCCAGGCGGTCTGGAGGCCCGCCGTGAGGGCGGCCAGGGAGATCGTCAGGGGAACGAAGAGAAAGTGGTAGACGGTGGTGATGCCGAACTGCCATCGCGCCAACGTCTCCGGCGCCAGAGCCAAGTCCACGTCGTCATCTCCTTACATCGACGAGGTCGTGCGGCAGTTTGCCCGATTAATCCCATCTATCGCGGGATGAACAGGACACGCTTGTGAACGCGTTCACATTCACAAGGATTATGACTCATACGAAAACCGCACCAATGCCCGGGGGTCCTCTTCCCGACAATCCGGCCGGGTCGCCATACGGACCCCCCAATGGAGCCCTTGGGGCGCCTGGGCCGAACGGCTCAGGAGGGGCCATACGCACCGACTGCGGGAGGGGCCGGTGGGGCCCAAGGTGTACCCGGGGCACGTGCGGAGCAGGGCACCCCGGCACATGAGTCCCACCTCGACCTGGCAAATCACCCGATAATGCCTCATGAAGGTGCCGTCGATGTCTCCAACCTCACAGCGCGGACCGTCGGGGCGGGCCACGACCGGAGGGTTCGCCAGGGCATTCCTGCGGGCGCTGCGGACGAAGAACTGCCCCGGACCGAGAACCGGTCCGGGGCAGCACGATCAAGGAGCGAGGGCGGAATCAACACCGGGGGCACACAAGGCCGAGCGCCTTCCCGACGTACTACCACCGGCCGCAGCGGGCCCTAAAGAGTCTTGCGGAACTCCTCGGCCGTCCGCAGCAGCAGGTCATTGGCCTCGCATTCGCCAATGGTGATGCGGGTGCCCTCCCCCGCGAACGGCCGCACGACCACTCCGGCCTTCTCGCACGCGGCGGCGAAGTCGAGCGTCCGATCCCCCAGTCGCAACCACACGAAGTTCGCCTGGGTCTCGGGAACGGTCCACCCCTGCCCCACCAGCCCCTCATGGACCCGAGCACGCTCCGAGACCAGCGAGCCGACCCGGCCGAGCAACTCGTCCTCGGCCCGCAGGGACGCCACGGCCGCGTCCTGCGCCAACTGGCTCACGCCGAACGGAACCGCCGTCTTCCGCAGCGCCGCGGCCACCGGCTCATGTGCGATGGCGAACCCCACGCGCAGCCCGGCCAGCCCGTACGCCTTGGAGAACGTCCGGAGCACCGCCACATTGGGGCGGTCTCGGTAGATCTCGATGCCGTCGGGCACATCGGCGTCGCGGATGAACTCCCGGTACGCCTCGTCCAGAACCACCAGCACATCGGACGGCACCCGGTCCAAGAACCGCTCCAGCTCCGCGCGGCGGACGACCGTACCGGTCGGATTGTTGGGGTTGCAGACGAAAATGAGCCTGGTCCGTTCGGTGACGGCAGCGGCCATCGCCTCCAGATCGTGCACATCGCCCGAGGTCAGCGGCACCTGCACCGACTTCGCACCGCTGATCTGGGTGATGATCGGATAAGCCTCGAAGGACCGCCAGGCGTACATGACCTCGTCGCCCGGGCCCGAGGTCGACTGCACCAGCGACTGGGCGACGCCCACCGACCCCGTACCGGTGGCCAGATGCTCCAGCGGCACGGCGAAACGGTCCGCCAACTCGTTCATCAGACCGGTACAGGCCATGTCGGGGTAGCGGTTGAAGCCCTGTGCCGCGGCGATCGCCGTCTCCATCACTCCCGGCAGCGGCGGATAGGGGTTCTCATTGGACGACAGCTTGTACGCGGCCGGGCCGCCGGCCGCGGCTGGCTTGCCGGGCTTGTAGGTGGGAATGCCGTCCAGCTCGGCGCGCAGCTTGGGACTCGTCTCGCTCACCGCAGGTCCTCCTCGACCGTCCGTCACCGCGGGCAACAGCCCTTCCGTCACCGCGGCGACCACACTCCGGAACCAGCATTTCGGATACTCCGGAACCAATGCTCCTCACCCTATGAGGATTCCGGCCCGGAGCGTATGGGCGGAGTACGGAAATGGGGGGAGCGCTCGCTTCCATGGCGTACGCCGGTGGCTCACTCCGTGGCGCGCATCCCCCGTAGAGGTGAGTTGAGACCTCTTCGAAACATCGACCACCCGCTAGGTCAATAGCGTAAGACACCCGAAATGGCGTAGGCACAACGTGTAACTTCCTTACATTTCAAGGCAGTTGATGCGTTATGATCATGCATAAACGTGCCTGTCAACGACTGAATATGCGACCAGTCCAACCGCCCACGCGAGCCCTACTATCGGCTCGCCATGACAGCAGCAGGGAAGCACCAGGTGAGCCGGACGGACACATCCCGCCGGGGGAGCCGGCAAAGTCGGGCGGGCATCCGAGACGTCGCCGCCGCAGCCGGTGTCTCCATCACGACTGTCTCGGATGCGCTCAACGGAAAAGGGCGACTACCGGACGCCACCCGCAGACATGTCCGAGAGGTCGCCGATCGACTGGGTTACCGCCCATCGGCAGCGGCCCGCACTCTACGCACCGGAAAGTCGGGGCTCATCGGCCTGACGGTGACGACGTACGGGGATGAACCTTTCACCTTCACCGAGTTCGCGTACTTCGCCGAGATGGCGAGAGCCGCCACTTCGGCGGCTCTGGCACGCGGATACGCCTTGGTGATCCTCCCCGCCACCTCTCGTCACGACGTCTGGTCGAACGTCGCCCTCGACGGCACCGTCGTCATCGATCCATCGGACCACGATCCCGTCGTGACCGAGCTGGTCCGCCAGGGCCTGCCCGTCGTCTCGGACGGACGCCCGGCGGGTACGTTGCCCGTCACCGCCTGGGTGGACAACGACCATGAAGCCGCCGTACTCGACCTACTCGACCATCTGGCGGACGCAGGCGCCCGCCGGATCGGACTTCTGACCGGTACCACCACGGATACGTACACGCGCCTCTCCACAACCGCGTACCTGAACTGGTGCGAACGGGTGGGCCAGGATCCCGTCTACGAGTCCTACCCGGCACACGATCCGTGTGCCGGAGCCGTCGCAGCCGATCGGCTGCTCGCCCGACCGGACCGCCCCGACGCCGTGTACGGGCTCTTCGACCCCAACGGCACCGATCTGCTCGCCGCCGCCCGTCGCTACGGGCTGCGGGTACCCGAAGATCTTCTTCTCGTCTGTTGCAGCGAGTCAACCGTCTACGCCACCACCGAACCACCCATCACCACCCTCTCGCTCAAGCCGCGCAGAATCGGCACAGCAGTCGTCCAGCTACTCATCGACGCCATCGAGGGAATCAACGAGGACCGACCGGTCGAGCAGGTAATACCGACCGAACTGATCGTTCGGACCTCCTCGCAGCGCCGCTCCCCCCGAACGACGGTGAGTGCCCCCCGCTCGCCTTCTTCGGAATAGAACTCCTCAATCAGGACGAAACAACCGTCGTGTCAGGGGTGGGGACGGATTCACCACCCCTGGTGCGTCACAGAGCGCGGACCTCATTCCTATGATGGGCGCACGACACCGCGGACCACCCT
Coding sequences within:
- the cydD gene encoding thiol reductant ABC exporter subunit CydD; this translates as MFHVKPIDPRLLRYARATRLFLLAVVLLGLVGAALVVAQAMLIAEVVVGAFQQGLSVSDLTTPLLLLAGVAVGRALVSWLTELAAHRASAAVKSELRGRLLARAVELGPGWLSRQRTGSLAALATRGVDALDDYFSRYLPQLGLAVVVPLAVLARIVTEDWVSAAIIVVTLPLIPLFMVLIGMATQTRMDRQWRLLSRLSGHFLDVVAGLPTLKIFGRAKAQAESIRTITSEYRRATVRTLRIAFISSFALELLATLSVALVAVTIGMRLVHGDMDLYTGLVILVLAPEAYLPIRMVGTQYHAAAEGLSAAEEIFEVLETDPARSAKSDSRKVPAQTLRAALGPDEPIGGSPAGQASMASGGARPSVGLAPRLELEAVTVRHPGRSEPSLDSTSLDVHSGETVAIVGPSGIGKSTLLDVVLGFLEPTEGRVRIDGTDLQDLDLCRWREQIAWVPQSPYFFAGTIAENVRLARPDADDRAVRDALRDAGADGFVTALPQGIETALGEDGAGLSAGQRQRLALARAFLADRPLLLLDEPTAALDGETEAAVVDAVRRLSIGRTVLLVVHRPALLAVADRVVTLTRSAEPTVECRRPAVTNDRDTQPTTTRTVIGVTDWEALGASAADDGYRLAESSGPGVSVLTRVRQAAGRQRGRFGLALVLGSLALGSAVGLMAVSGWLISRASEQPPVLYLMMAVTATRAFGIGRAVFRYAERLISHDAVLRMLAELRISVYRRLEAIAPAGLRRSRRGDLLSRLVTDVDALQDYWLRWLLPAGSAVLVCVGSVGFTAWLVPEAGVALAVGLLFAGLAVPLLSGLIARRAERQLAPVRGALATRVVDLLRGTAELTVAGAVDTRLAAVREIDGKLTRIASRGAAATAVGGGLSALACGLTVVVAAMAGVRAVGDGTLSGVALAVVVLTPLAAFEAVTGLPLAVQYRQRVKRSAERVYEVLDAPVPVVEPSSPVTAPTTAFPLEVRGLRARYADGDHPAIDGLDLTLTPGKRVAVVGPSGSGKTTLAQLLLRFLDAEEGTYTLGGVDAGTIEGDDVRRLVGLCAQDAHVFDSSVRENLRLARTDADDDELRRALAQARLLEWVDGLPQGLGTLVGEHGAQLSGGQRQRLALARALLADFPVLVLDEPAEHLDLATADALTADLLAATEGRTARGSATVLITHRLRGLEEVDEIIVLAEGRVVQRGTHAELLSVDGPLLRMSERERAADRLGAQLATASG
- the cydB gene encoding cytochrome d ubiquinol oxidase subunit II, with product MELHDVWFVLIAVLWIGYFFLEGFDFGVGVLTKLLARDRRERRVLINTIGPVWDGNEVWLLSAGGATFAAFPDWYATLFSGFYLPLLIILVCLIVRGVSFEYRHKRPEDRWQTNWENAIFWTSLIPAFLWGVAFGNIVRGVKIDAEMEYVGNFFDLLNPYSLLGGLVTLSLFTFHGAVFVALKTVGDIRTRARALALKLGLATAVLALGFLIWTQLNHGDGTSLVAMVIAVVALVAAIAANQRGREGWSFAFSGVTIIAAVAMLFLTLFPNVMPSTLNDAWSLTVTNASSTPYTLKIMTWCAGIATPVVLLYQGWTYWVFRKRIGTQHIADAH
- a CDS encoding cytochrome ubiquinol oxidase subunit I translates to MDLALAPETLARWQFGITTVYHFLFVPLTISLAALTAGLQTAWVRTENEKYLKATKFWGKLFLINIAMGVVTGIVQEFQFGMNWSDYSRFVGDIFGAPLAFEALIAFFFESTFIGLWIFGWDKLPKRIHLACIWMVSIGTVLSAYFILAANSWMQHPVGYRINEERGRAELTDFWRVLSQDTALAQFFHTITAAFVVGGAFMVGIAAYHLARKKHIPVMRTSLRLGLVTLIIAGVFTAISGDVLGKVMFRQQPMKMAAAEALWEGEAPAPFSIFAYGDVDEGHNKVAIEIPGLLSFLANGDFDSFVPGINDVNKAEQEKFGPGDYRPNIPIAYWGFRWMIGFGMASVTVGLLGLWLTRKRFLLPEALRTGEEEVPNLVLFRKKPLGARFSNWYWKIALWTMTFPLIATSWGWIFTEMGRQPWVVYGVLRTKDAVSPGVSQGEVLTSMIGFTLLYAILAVIEVKLLVKYIKLGPPELTEADLNPPTKIGGDDRDADRPMAFSY
- the hisC gene encoding histidinol-phosphate transaminase, which produces MSETSPKLRAELDGIPTYKPGKPAAAGGPAAYKLSSNENPYPPLPGVMETAIAAAQGFNRYPDMACTGLMNELADRFAVPLEHLATGTGSVGVAQSLVQSTSGPGDEVMYAWRSFEAYPIITQISGAKSVQVPLTSGDVHDLEAMAAAVTERTRLIFVCNPNNPTGTVVRRAELERFLDRVPSDVLVVLDEAYREFIRDADVPDGIEIYRDRPNVAVLRTFSKAYGLAGLRVGFAIAHEPVAAALRKTAVPFGVSQLAQDAAVASLRAEDELLGRVGSLVSERARVHEGLVGQGWTVPETQANFVWLRLGDRTLDFAAACEKAGVVVRPFAGEGTRITIGECEANDLLLRTAEEFRKTL
- a CDS encoding LacI family DNA-binding transcriptional regulator, giving the protein MTAAGKHQVSRTDTSRRGSRQSRAGIRDVAAAAGVSITTVSDALNGKGRLPDATRRHVREVADRLGYRPSAAARTLRTGKSGLIGLTVTTYGDEPFTFTEFAYFAEMARAATSAALARGYALVILPATSRHDVWSNVALDGTVVIDPSDHDPVVTELVRQGLPVVSDGRPAGTLPVTAWVDNDHEAAVLDLLDHLADAGARRIGLLTGTTTDTYTRLSTTAYLNWCERVGQDPVYESYPAHDPCAGAVAADRLLARPDRPDAVYGLFDPNGTDLLAAARRYGLRVPEDLLLVCCSESTVYATTEPPITTLSLKPRRIGTAVVQLLIDAIEGINEDRPVEQVIPTELIVRTSSQRRSPRTTVSAPRSPSSE